In Nocardioides sp. W7, the genomic stretch CGCGCCGGCAGCCCGGCGATGGGCATGGTGATGACCCTGGTCATCGTCGTGGACGAGGACGAGGCCGAGGAGGCCATGCGCGTCGCGCGCGAGGCCGCCCACGAGCACCCCGCCCGGGTGCTCGGCGTGATCCTGGGCGACGGACGCGGCTCCGGCGTCGTCAACGCCCAGGTCGGAACCGGCTCCGGCTGGACCGGGGAGACCGCACTGATCCGGCTTCAGGGCGAGGTCGTCAAGCACCCCGAGTCGGTGGTGCTCCCGCTGCTGCTGCCCGACTCCCCCGTCGCCGCCTGGTGGCCCTCCGACCCGCCGGAGGACCCGGCCGCCGACCCGCTCGGCCGGCTCGCCCAGCGGCGGATCACCGACGCGGCCGCGGCGACCCACGCCCGGACCAAGGCCATCCACACCCAGTGCGCCCGGTACGTCCGCGGCAACACGGACCTGGCCTGGACCCGGATCACCCCGTGGCGAGCGCTGCTCGCGGCCGCGCTCGACCAGCACCCGCTCAAGGTCACCTCGGCGTCGGTCTCCGCCGAGAGGATCAGCCCGTCCGCCGACCTGCTCGTCGCGTGGCTCGCGGACCGGCTGCGGGTCTCCGTGGACCGGCGGACCACCGACGGACCGGGCATCACCGAGGTCGTCCTGGAGACCGGCGAGGGCCCGATCCGGATCTCCCGCGCGGACGGCAAGCTCGCGACGTTCTCCAGCCCCGAGCGTCCGGACCGGCCGATCGCGCTCAAGCGCCGGGACCGGCCCGAGCTGCTGGCCGAGGAGCTGCGTCGCCTCGACGAGGACGACGTGTACGCCGCGACCACCCGCTACCTGGCCCGCCAGCACCCCCAGTCCTCGACGAAGCGGAAGAAGGCCTCCCCGTGACCAGCTCCCCCCGCATCGAGGTCCATCCGGACGCCGCCGACCTGGCGACCGCGGTCGCCGGCGAGCTGCTCTCCCGGCTCGCCGACGCCCAGGACGCCGGTCGGGTCCCGCACCTCGGGCTCACGGGCGGCTCGATCGCGGAGGCCGTGCACCGCGAGATCGCCCGACTCTCCCCCGGCTCGGAGGTCGACTGGTCCCGGGTCGTCGTCTGGTGGGGCGACGAGCGGTTCGTCGCCCCGGACTCGCCCGACCGCAACGCGGTCGACGCCCGCGCCGCGTTCCTCGACGTCCTGGGCGTTCCGGCCGAGCACGTCCACGAGATGCCCTCGACCCAGGACGCGCCCGACGTCGACGCCGCTGCGGCGGCGTACTCCGCGGAGCTGCGGGAGCACGGGGCCGGCCAGTTCGAGGTGCTGATGCTCGGCATGGGTCCCGACGGGCACGTCGCCTCGCTCTTCCCCGGCCACCCAGCGATCGACATCGCCGACCAGGTGGCCGTGGGGGTCACCGGTTCGCCCAAGCCGCCGCCCGAGCGGGTCACCCTGACCTTCGCGGCCCTCAACCGGTCGGCGTCGGTCTGGTTCCTGGTCAGCGGCGAGGGCAAGGCCGCGGCGGTCGCGCGCGCCCACTCCGGCACCGCCGACGCCCCCGTCGACCCGCACCTGGTGCCCGCCGCCGGCGTGTCCGGGCTGGAGGAGACCATCTGGTTCCTCGACCGGGAGTCGGCCTCTGCGATCTGAGCATGTCGTCGGTCGAGTAGCGAGCGCCAGCGAGCAGGTCGGTGGTCGGGTAGCGAGCGCCAGCGAGCGTATCGAGACCCGCTCCCGGGCGTCTCGCGAGAGCTGGACGAGGTCTCGACACGCGGGTCGCTCGACCACCGTCAGCGGATCCGCTGACGCGTCTCCGCTAGAAGATCAGGTCGCCGGACTTGCGCCGCGAGCGGAGCAGCTGGAGCGCCTCGTCCAGGATGTCCTGGGCCTCCTTGTCGGAGCGGCGCTCCTTCACGTAGGCCAGGTGCGTCTTGTACGGCTCGACCTTGTTCGCGGGCGGGGCGTTGTCCGAGTCGCGCCCGGCCGGGAGCCCGCACTTGGGGCAGTCCCACGACTCCGGCGCTACCGCCTCGATCGCGAACGTCACCACAGCGCTGTGCCCGCGCGAGCAGAAGTACGACACAGCCTGCCGCGGGGCGGCATCACCGCGCTCCGCCTCGCCCATCGGGCCTGCGCCGACCCGACTTCCACGAATGGCGTTTCCTCCACCAGCCACAGTGACGGTGTCCTGTCTCTTCGAAGGTCCCGAGAGGGAACTGGTTAGGGGTAGGCGAGCAGGAGGCCGAGCGCGATGACGCAGGCGAACCAGATCACGCCGAGCCCGACGGTCAGGCGGTCGAGGTTGCGCTCGGCGATCGACGAGCCACCCAGGGAGCTGGAGACGCCGCCGCCGAACATGTCGGAGAGGCCACCCCCGCGTCCCTTGTGCAGGAGCACCATGAGGATCATCAGGGCGCTCGTGATCATGAGCACGACAGTGAAGACGGTAGTCACGAGAATAAATCCTACGTCACACGCGCGCGGATCAGAGGACCGGCATGTCGTAGAAGCGGCAGATACCGCTGAACTCGTCGACCTGCAGGCTCGCTCCGCCGACCAGACACCCGTCGACATCCTCCTTGGCCATGATGCCGGCGACGTTCGCGGCCTTGACCGAACCGCCGTACAGGACCCGTACGGCGTCGGCGGCGGCGTCTCCGTGCGTCTCCCGGATGCTGCTCCGGATGGCCGCACAGACCTCCTGGGCGTCCTCGGGGGTCGCCACCTCGCCGGTGCCGATCGCCCAGACGGGCTCGTAGGCGACGACCAGGCCGCCGACCTGCTCGGCGGTGAACCCCGCCAGCGAGCCGGTGACCTGGGCGAGGCAGTAGGCGACCTGCTCGCCCGCCTGACGGACCTCCAGGCCCTCGCCCACGCACACGATCGGGGTCATGCCGGCCGCGAGCGCCTTGGTGGCCTTGGCGTTGACGATCTCGTCGCTCTCGGCGTGGTACTCCCGACGCTCGCTGTGGCCGACCACGACGTAGGAGCAGCCCAGCTTGGCCAGCATGCCGGCCGAGATCTCGCCGGTGTAGGCGCCCGAGTCGTGAACGGAGACGTCCTGGGCGGCGTACTTGACCGCCAGCCGGTCGCCGTCGACGAGGGTCTGCACCGAGCGCAGGTCGGTGAACGGCGGTACGACGACCACCTCGACCTTGCCGTGGTCGTGCCGCTTGTCGGACAGCGTCCAGGCGAGCTTCTGGACCAGCACCACCGCTTCCTGGTGGTTGAGGTTCATCTTCCAGTTGCCCGCCATCAGCGGGATGCGCTTGCTCATGATGCTCCTGAGGTCGGGGCGGTCGGGGTCTGGGGCGGAGCCCCAGTGGGGGTCCACGGGGGCGGAGCCCCCGTGCGGTTAGTGCTCCAGGACCTTGATGCCGGGGAGCTCCTTGCCCTCGAGGTACTCGAGGGAGGCGCCACCACCGGTGGAGATGTGTCCGAACGCCGATTCGTCGAAGCCGAGGGCGCGCACCGCCGCCGCCGAGTCTCCGCCGCCGACGACAGAGAGACCGTCGACCCGGGTGAGCGCCTCGGCGACCGCGCGGGTCCCCTCGGCGAACGCGGCGACCTCGAAGACACCCATCGGACCGTTCCAGAACACCGTGCGCGCGTCGGCCAGCGCCGCGGC encodes the following:
- a CDS encoding glucose-6-phosphate dehydrogenase assembly protein OpcA produces the protein MIELLDTNSAGIAAEFLRARTRAGSPAMGMVMTLVIVVDEDEAEEAMRVAREAAHEHPARVLGVILGDGRGSGVVNAQVGTGSGWTGETALIRLQGEVVKHPESVVLPLLLPDSPVAAWWPSDPPEDPAADPLGRLAQRRITDAAAATHARTKAIHTQCARYVRGNTDLAWTRITPWRALLAAALDQHPLKVTSASVSAERISPSADLLVAWLADRLRVSVDRRTTDGPGITEVVLETGEGPIRISRADGKLATFSSPERPDRPIALKRRDRPELLAEELRRLDEDDVYAATTRYLARQHPQSSTKRKKASP
- the pgl gene encoding 6-phosphogluconolactonase is translated as MTSSPRIEVHPDAADLATAVAGELLSRLADAQDAGRVPHLGLTGGSIAEAVHREIARLSPGSEVDWSRVVVWWGDERFVAPDSPDRNAVDARAAFLDVLGVPAEHVHEMPSTQDAPDVDAAAAAYSAELREHGAGQFEVLMLGMGPDGHVASLFPGHPAIDIADQVAVGVTGSPKPPPERVTLTFAALNRSASVWFLVSGEGKAAAVARAHSGTADAPVDPHLVPAAGVSGLEETIWFLDRESASAI
- a CDS encoding RNA polymerase-binding protein RbpA, with protein sequence MAGGGNAIRGSRVGAGPMGEAERGDAAPRQAVSYFCSRGHSAVVTFAIEAVAPESWDCPKCGLPAGRDSDNAPPANKVEPYKTHLAYVKERRSDKEAQDILDEALQLLRSRRKSGDLIF
- the secG gene encoding preprotein translocase subunit SecG, which gives rise to MTTVFTVVLMITSALMILMVLLHKGRGGGLSDMFGGGVSSSLGGSSIAERNLDRLTVGLGVIWFACVIALGLLLAYP
- the tpiA gene encoding triose-phosphate isomerase, yielding MSKRIPLMAGNWKMNLNHQEAVVLVQKLAWTLSDKRHDHGKVEVVVVPPFTDLRSVQTLVDGDRLAVKYAAQDVSVHDSGAYTGEISAGMLAKLGCSYVVVGHSERREYHAESDEIVNAKATKALAAGMTPIVCVGEGLEVRQAGEQVAYCLAQVTGSLAGFTAEQVGGLVVAYEPVWAIGTGEVATPEDAQEVCAAIRSSIRETHGDAAADAVRVLYGGSVKAANVAGIMAKEDVDGCLVGGASLQVDEFSGICRFYDMPVL